The following proteins are encoded in a genomic region of Stutzerimonas balearica DSM 6083:
- a CDS encoding electron transfer flavoprotein subunit beta/FixA family protein → MKVLVAVKRVVDYNVKVRVKADNSGVDLANVKMSMNPFCEIAVEEAVRLKEKGVASEIVVVSVGPSAAQEQLRTALALGADRAVLVEAADELNSLAIAKLLKAVVDKEQPQLIILGKQAIDSDNNQTGQMLGALTGYAQGTFASKVEVTGDKVNVTREIDGGLQTVALNLPAIVTTDLRLNEPRYASLPNIMKAKKKPLETLTPEALGVTTTSTVKTLKVEAPAARSAGIKVKSVAELVEKLKNEAKVI, encoded by the coding sequence ATGAAAGTACTGGTCGCCGTCAAACGAGTGGTCGATTACAACGTCAAGGTCCGCGTCAAGGCGGACAACTCCGGCGTTGACCTGGCCAACGTCAAGATGTCGATGAACCCCTTCTGCGAAATCGCCGTGGAAGAAGCCGTGCGCTTGAAAGAGAAAGGCGTGGCCAGCGAAATCGTGGTCGTCTCCGTCGGCCCGAGCGCTGCCCAGGAGCAGCTGCGCACCGCCCTGGCGCTGGGCGCCGACCGCGCCGTGCTGGTCGAGGCCGCTGATGAACTCAATTCCCTGGCGATCGCCAAGCTGCTCAAGGCCGTGGTCGACAAGGAGCAACCGCAACTGATCATCCTGGGCAAGCAGGCGATCGACAGCGACAACAACCAGACCGGGCAGATGCTCGGCGCGCTGACCGGCTACGCCCAGGGCACCTTCGCCTCCAAGGTGGAAGTGACTGGCGACAAGGTCAACGTCACCCGCGAGATCGACGGCGGCCTGCAGACCGTCGCGCTGAACCTGCCGGCGATCGTCACCACCGACCTGCGCCTGAACGAGCCGCGCTACGCGTCGCTGCCGAACATCATGAAGGCCAAGAAGAAGCCGCTGGAAACCCTGACGCCCGAGGCGCTGGGCGTGACCACCACCTCGACCGTGAAGACCCTCAAGGTCGAGGCGCCGGCCGCACGCAGCGCCGGCATCAAGGTCAAGTCCGTGGCTGAACTGGTCGAGAAACTGAAGAACGAGGCGAAGGTGATCTGA
- a CDS encoding electron transfer flavoprotein subunit alpha/FixB family protein, translated as MAILVIAEHNNAVLAAATLNTVAAAAKIGGDIHVLVAGSGCGAIGEAAAKIEGVSKVLVADDAAYANQLPENVAPLIAQLVGESGAKNYSHVLAPATTNGKNFLPRVAALLDVDQISEIIAVESADTFKRPIYAGNAIATVQSSAPIKVITVRATGFDAVSAEGGSAAVEQVSGSGDAGKSAFVGEELAKSDRPELTAAKIVVSGGRGMQNGDNFKHLYSLADKLGAAVGASRAAVDAGFVPNDMQVGQTGKIVAPQLYIAVGISGAIQHLAGMKDSKVIVAINKDEEAPIFQVADYGLVGDLFEILPELATQLG; from the coding sequence ATGGCTATCCTGGTTATCGCTGAACACAACAACGCGGTCCTGGCGGCTGCAACCCTGAACACCGTGGCGGCGGCCGCGAAGATCGGCGGCGACATCCATGTGCTGGTCGCCGGCAGCGGCTGCGGCGCCATCGGTGAAGCGGCGGCCAAGATCGAGGGCGTGTCCAAGGTGCTGGTCGCCGACGACGCGGCCTACGCCAACCAGCTGCCGGAAAACGTCGCGCCGCTGATCGCGCAGCTTGTAGGGGAAAGTGGGGCGAAAAATTACAGCCACGTGCTGGCCCCGGCCACCACCAACGGCAAGAACTTCCTGCCGCGCGTGGCCGCGCTGCTGGATGTCGACCAGATCTCCGAGATCATTGCCGTCGAAAGCGCCGACACCTTCAAGCGCCCGATCTACGCCGGCAATGCCATCGCCACCGTGCAGTCCAGCGCCCCGATCAAGGTCATCACCGTGCGTGCCACCGGCTTCGACGCGGTGAGCGCCGAAGGCGGCTCGGCGGCCGTCGAGCAGGTCTCCGGCAGCGGTGACGCCGGCAAGTCCGCCTTCGTTGGCGAAGAGCTGGCCAAGTCGGATCGTCCGGAGCTGACCGCGGCCAAGATCGTCGTTTCCGGCGGCCGCGGCATGCAGAACGGCGACAACTTCAAGCACCTGTACTCGCTGGCCGACAAGCTCGGCGCCGCGGTCGGTGCCTCGCGCGCCGCGGTCGACGCCGGCTTCGTGCCGAACGACATGCAGGTCGGCCAGACCGGCAAGATCGTCGCGCCGCAGCTGTACATCGCCGTCGGCATCAGCGGTGCGATCCAGCACCTGGCGGGCATGAAGGACTCCAAGGTGATCGTTGCGATCAACAAGGACGAGGAAGCGCCGATCTTCCAGGTTGCCGACTACGGCCTGGTCGGCGACTTGTTCGAGATCCTGCCGGAGCTGGCCACGCAGCTGGGTTGA
- a CDS encoding threonine aldolase family protein: MTTANQQFASDNYSGICPEAWEAMARANQGHDKAYGNDQWTTRAADHFRALFDTDCEVFFAFNGTAANSLALSSLCQSYHSVICGDIAHIETDECGAPEFFSNGSKLLVARTEQGRLTPAAIREIALKRKDIHYPKPRVVSLTQATEVGTVYQPEQLRAISDTCKELGLHLHMDGARFANACAHLGMSPAELSWKAGVDVLCFGGTKNGMAVGEAILFFNRELAVDFEYRCKQAGQLASKMRFLSAPWVGLLENGAWLKYAEHANRCAQLLAELIRELPGVELMFPVQANGVFVSLPPAALEALRNRGWMFYTFIGVGGARFMCSWDTREECVRQLAADIRAAVTGAA; encoded by the coding sequence ATGACCACTGCCAATCAACAGTTTGCCAGCGACAACTACTCCGGCATCTGCCCCGAAGCCTGGGAGGCCATGGCGAGGGCGAATCAGGGCCACGACAAGGCCTACGGCAACGACCAATGGACCACCCGCGCCGCCGATCACTTCCGCGCGCTGTTCGACACCGACTGCGAAGTGTTCTTCGCCTTCAACGGCACGGCGGCCAACTCGCTGGCCTTGTCGTCGCTCTGCCAGAGCTACCACAGCGTCATCTGCGGCGACATTGCACACATCGAAACCGATGAGTGCGGCGCGCCGGAATTTTTTTCCAACGGCTCCAAGCTGCTGGTCGCGCGGACCGAGCAGGGCAGGCTGACGCCAGCGGCCATCCGTGAAATCGCCCTCAAGCGCAAGGATATCCATTACCCCAAGCCGCGCGTGGTAAGCCTCACCCAGGCCACCGAGGTCGGTACCGTCTACCAGCCCGAGCAACTGCGTGCCATCAGCGATACCTGCAAGGAGCTCGGGCTGCACCTGCATATGGACGGCGCGCGCTTCGCCAATGCCTGTGCGCACCTGGGCATGTCGCCCGCCGAGCTGAGCTGGAAAGCAGGCGTCGATGTGCTTTGTTTCGGTGGCACGAAGAACGGCATGGCAGTGGGCGAGGCCATCCTGTTCTTCAATCGCGAACTGGCCGTCGATTTCGAGTATCGCTGCAAGCAGGCCGGCCAGCTGGCTTCCAAGATGCGCTTTCTGTCGGCTCCCTGGGTCGGGCTGCTCGAGAACGGAGCCTGGCTGAAATACGCCGAGCATGCCAACCGCTGCGCCCAGCTGCTGGCCGAGCTGATCCGGGAACTGCCAGGCGTCGAGCTGATGTTTCCGGTGCAGGCCAACGGCGTCTTCGTCAGTCTTCCCCCCGCGGCGCTGGAAGCGCTGAGAAACCGCGGCTGGATGTTCTATACCTTCATCGGCGTCGGTGGTGCGCGCTTCATGTGCTCGTGGGACACCCGCGAAGAGTGCGTGCGCCAGCTGGCCGCTGACATACGCGCGGCCGTGACCGGCGCAGCCTAG
- a CDS encoding acyl-CoA dehydrogenase, whose product MADYVHPYRDTEFVLNEVLGFERLCAELGLGDINSELAAAVLTEAGKLGAEVLAPLNAIGDREGVRLTEHGVKEAPGFADAYRLFSEGGWCSLTAPEAFGGQALPNVLGTAVSEVWHAANMAFALCPLLTQGAIEALAHHASAPLQARYLPRLVSGEWTGTMNLTEPDAGSDLAAVKARAVPEGEHYRITGQKIFISWGDHQMTTNVIHLVLARLPDAPAGVKGISLFLVPKFLPNAAGEAAEPNDVRCVSLEHKLGIHGSPTCTMSFGEQGGAIGYLVGEPHAGLACMFTMMNHARQAVGLQGLAISERAWQDARSYARERLQGTQRDGSRYPIIRFPDVRRMLMQMKASTEAMRALALLAASELDRARHAPDPASHRARQGRVDLYTPIIKGWLTELAQEVTSLAVQVHGGMGYVEETGVARHFRDARILPIYEGTNGIQAMDLVGRKTLANDGALLAELLDDIDTTLGHLRQDARCSRLAAPLAEALAAARRARQYLLEGAASDPALPGSVAFNLMMLLGYLCGGWAMARSALAASAALAAGRGDPAFLEAKLVTAGFYADHLLPRTGALLASVLAGSHSTMALVEELF is encoded by the coding sequence ATGGCCGATTACGTCCACCCGTACCGCGACACCGAGTTCGTGCTCAATGAAGTGCTGGGCTTCGAGCGCCTATGCGCCGAGCTTGGCCTGGGCGATATCAACAGCGAGCTGGCGGCGGCAGTGCTGACCGAGGCGGGAAAACTGGGCGCCGAAGTGCTGGCGCCGCTGAACGCGATCGGCGACCGGGAAGGCGTCCGGCTGACCGAGCACGGCGTCAAGGAGGCACCCGGTTTCGCCGACGCCTATCGGTTGTTCAGCGAAGGGGGCTGGTGTTCGCTTACCGCGCCCGAGGCGTTTGGCGGGCAGGCGCTGCCGAATGTGCTGGGGACCGCGGTCAGTGAGGTCTGGCACGCGGCGAACATGGCGTTCGCGCTTTGCCCACTGCTGACCCAGGGCGCCATCGAGGCCCTGGCGCATCATGCGTCGGCACCGTTGCAGGCGCGCTATCTGCCCAGGCTGGTCAGCGGCGAGTGGACCGGCACGATGAATCTCACCGAGCCGGATGCCGGCTCCGATCTGGCGGCTGTCAAGGCGCGCGCGGTTCCCGAAGGCGAGCACTACCGCATCACCGGGCAAAAGATCTTCATCAGCTGGGGCGACCACCAGATGACAACCAACGTGATTCATCTGGTGCTTGCTCGCCTGCCGGATGCGCCTGCTGGCGTAAAGGGTATCTCGCTGTTTCTGGTGCCCAAGTTCCTGCCGAACGCCGCAGGCGAAGCCGCCGAGCCGAACGATGTGCGCTGCGTGTCGCTGGAGCACAAGCTCGGGATCCACGGCAGCCCGACCTGCACCATGAGCTTTGGCGAGCAGGGCGGGGCGATCGGCTACCTGGTCGGCGAGCCGCACGCCGGGCTGGCCTGCATGTTCACGATGATGAACCACGCGCGCCAGGCCGTGGGGCTGCAGGGCCTGGCGATTTCCGAACGCGCCTGGCAGGACGCCCGCAGCTATGCCCGCGAGCGCTTGCAGGGCACCCAGCGCGACGGCAGCCGCTACCCGATCATCCGCTTCCCCGATGTGCGCCGCATGCTGATGCAGATGAAGGCCTCGACCGAGGCCATGCGCGCCCTGGCGCTGCTCGCGGCGTCCGAACTGGACCGCGCCCGCCATGCGCCCGACCCGGCCAGCCACCGTGCCCGCCAGGGCCGCGTGGATCTCTACACGCCGATCATCAAGGGCTGGCTGACCGAGCTGGCGCAGGAGGTGACCTCGCTGGCCGTGCAGGTTCATGGCGGCATGGGCTATGTCGAAGAGACCGGTGTTGCGCGGCATTTCCGTGATGCGCGCATCCTGCCGATCTACGAGGGCACCAACGGCATCCAGGCGATGGACCTGGTAGGGCGCAAGACCCTCGCCAACGACGGAGCGTTGCTGGCCGAGCTGCTCGATGACATCGACACGACCCTCGGCCACCTGCGCCAGGATGCGCGCTGCAGCAGGCTGGCGGCGCCGCTGGCCGAGGCGCTGGCGGCTGCACGGCGAGCGCGCCAGTACCTGCTGGAGGGCGCTGCAAGCGATCCCGCGCTGCCCGGCAGCGTCGCCTTCAACCTGATGATGCTGCTGGGGTATCTGTGCGGGGGCTGGGCCATGGCGCGCTCGGCGCTGGCCGCGTCCGCCGCGCTGGCCGCCGGGCGCGGCGATCCCGCCTTCCTCGAGGCCAAGCTGGTCACCGCGGGCTTCTACGCCGACCACCTGCTACCTCGCACCGGCGCCCTGCTTGCCAGCGTGCTGGCCGGTAGCCACAGCACCATGGCGCTCGTCGAAGAGCTTTTCTGA
- a CDS encoding type IV pili methyl-accepting chemotaxis transducer N-terminal domain-containing protein produces the protein MIRQKLTHLLFLSLLLGALPCQAAINDAEAVNRAGQQRMLSQRVAKSYLMIGTDTRTEQALTQLDHSVASAEENSLLLADYAPNASIRAAVDEAFATWQQFRELALGKPDKANSLDVLRLAERFLSQSEGLVKRIEQHNGSQAAHLVNRSGRLRMLSQRIAMLYLALSWNLPAPELKREFVTAVQEFDEGLAELHEARQNTAVITQRLDQIDKQWRFARAGFQLADESRYVPTVIVTTSESLLQKLEALTADYANLAQSTH, from the coding sequence ATGATCCGCCAAAAATTGACCCACCTGCTTTTCCTCAGCCTGCTGCTGGGCGCTCTGCCCTGCCAGGCCGCCATCAACGACGCCGAAGCCGTCAACCGCGCCGGGCAACAGCGCATGCTCAGCCAGCGCGTCGCCAAGAGCTACCTGATGATCGGCACCGATACCCGCACCGAACAGGCGCTGACGCAGCTCGACCATAGCGTCGCCAGTGCCGAAGAGAACAGCCTGCTGTTGGCCGACTATGCGCCGAACGCCTCGATTCGCGCGGCGGTGGACGAAGCCTTCGCTACCTGGCAGCAGTTTCGCGAGCTCGCCCTGGGCAAGCCGGACAAGGCCAACTCGCTGGACGTTCTGCGTCTGGCCGAGCGCTTTCTCAGCCAGAGTGAGGGCCTGGTAAAGCGCATCGAGCAGCACAATGGCAGCCAGGCCGCGCATCTGGTCAACCGCAGCGGGCGACTGCGCATGCTGAGCCAGCGCATCGCCATGCTTTACCTGGCGTTGAGCTGGAACCTGCCGGCCCCGGAGCTCAAGCGAGAATTCGTCACCGCCGTTCAGGAATTCGACGAAGGACTGGCCGAGCTGCACGAGGCCAGGCAGAACACAGCCGTGATCACCCAGCGGCTCGACCAGATCGACAAGCAGTGGCGCTTCGCCCGGGCCGGCTTCCAACTGGCGGATGAATCTCGCTATGTACCGACGGTCATCGTCACGACCAGCGAATCCCTGCTGCAGAAGCTCGAGGCGCTGACGGCCGACTATGCGAACCTGGCCCAATCCACTCACTGA
- a CDS encoding cbb3-type cytochrome c oxidase subunit I, which translates to MRYQSQSVAYWYFAVAMVLFGLQLVFGLLSATKYIGPDPLLYILPFDVTKVIHTNLLIVWVLTGFMGATYWMIPEESRTELHSTRLAYIQLGLWTLMGVTAIIGYLFRYGTGNKLLEQPLPHKIVIVICMLIFLYNVGMTIRKARRFTTTEAVLMIGFVSAALLYLPALLHYENYTVSIFYRWWTIHLWVEGVWMMIMGGFLAYLLIRLSGADREVMEKWLYVIVGLVFIAGILGTAHHYYWVGVPSYWLPIGGLFSALEPLALVGMAAYAYGAIRRSGLAHPNTLALHWTIGSAVFSLFGAGLLGLAHTWPSVNKWTHGTLITAMHGHAAFYGAYAMIVLAMISYALPSLTGGRREQGSTLGYWAFWLQISGMFGMTLSFATAGIAQVYLERIMGMGYLDAQLKIQIHFVMLIATASLFTVGVALFIYDFFRHAPRLVVDEPAPAPAPVRSA; encoded by the coding sequence ATGCGCTATCAGTCCCAATCGGTGGCCTATTGGTACTTCGCCGTCGCGATGGTGCTGTTCGGCCTGCAGCTGGTGTTCGGCCTGCTCTCGGCCACCAAGTACATCGGCCCGGACCCGCTGCTGTACATCCTGCCGTTCGACGTGACCAAGGTGATCCATACGAATCTGCTGATCGTCTGGGTGCTGACCGGCTTCATGGGCGCGACCTACTGGATGATTCCCGAGGAATCGCGTACCGAACTGCACAGCACGCGGCTGGCGTACATTCAGTTGGGGCTGTGGACGCTGATGGGCGTCACCGCGATCATCGGCTACCTGTTTCGCTACGGCACCGGCAACAAGCTGCTCGAGCAGCCGCTGCCGCACAAGATCGTCATCGTTATCTGCATGCTGATCTTCCTCTACAACGTCGGCATGACCATCCGCAAGGCGCGGCGCTTCACCACCACCGAGGCGGTGCTGATGATCGGCTTCGTCAGCGCGGCGCTGCTTTACCTGCCGGCGCTGCTGCATTACGAGAACTACACCGTGTCGATCTTCTACCGCTGGTGGACCATCCACCTGTGGGTCGAGGGCGTGTGGATGATGATCATGGGCGGGTTTCTGGCCTACCTGCTGATCCGCCTGTCCGGCGCCGACCGCGAGGTGATGGAGAAGTGGCTGTACGTGATCGTCGGGCTGGTGTTCATCGCCGGGATCCTGGGCACCGCGCACCACTATTACTGGGTCGGCGTGCCCAGCTACTGGCTGCCGATCGGCGGGCTGTTCAGCGCGCTCGAGCCGCTGGCGCTGGTCGGCATGGCTGCCTATGCCTACGGTGCGATCCGCCGTTCGGGGCTGGCCCACCCGAATACGCTGGCGCTGCACTGGACGATCGGCAGCGCGGTGTTCTCGCTGTTCGGCGCCGGCCTGCTGGGCCTGGCGCATACCTGGCCGAGCGTGAACAAGTGGACCCACGGCACCCTGATCACCGCCATGCACGGGCATGCCGCCTTCTATGGCGCCTACGCGATGATCGTGCTGGCGATGATCAGCTATGCGCTGCCGTCGCTGACCGGCGGGCGCCGCGAGCAGGGCAGCACGCTGGGCTACTGGGCGTTCTGGCTGCAGATCAGCGGGATGTTCGGCATGACGCTGTCGTTCGCCACCGCCGGCATCGCGCAGGTCTACCTGGAGCGGATCATGGGCATGGGCTATCTCGATGCGCAGCTCAAGATCCAGATTCACTTCGTCATGCTGATCGCCACGGCCTCGCTGTTCACCGTGGGCGTGGCGCTGTTCATCTATGACTTCTTCCGCCACGCGCCACGCCTGGTGGTCGATGAGCCTGCCCCCGCGCCGGCGCCGGTGCGTTCGGCATGA
- a CDS encoding GNAT family N-acetyltransferase, whose translation MTQPNEQTATSLANGLFCVRRAVVADAPRLPAVERSAARAFLNVPGLEWLADSPVQPVQRIGELIEGGNAWVAASGRGDILGFLVAERRGDGLHIWEVSVMPAQQGQGIGRQLIAAAVCAAREQRLARVTLTTFSDVPWNRPFYERLGFVCQPERESAAWLRGIVEQERAQGLT comes from the coding sequence GTGACACAACCCAACGAGCAAACGGCTACCTCGCTGGCGAACGGCCTGTTCTGCGTCAGGCGGGCCGTTGTGGCTGATGCCCCGAGGCTGCCGGCTGTCGAGCGTTCGGCGGCCCGGGCGTTCCTCAACGTGCCGGGCCTGGAATGGCTCGCCGACAGCCCTGTCCAGCCGGTCCAACGTATCGGCGAGCTGATCGAAGGTGGCAATGCCTGGGTCGCGGCATCCGGGAGAGGCGACATCCTCGGCTTTCTCGTTGCCGAGCGCCGCGGCGACGGCCTGCACATCTGGGAGGTTTCGGTGATGCCGGCGCAGCAGGGGCAGGGCATTGGCCGTCAACTGATCGCTGCCGCCGTCTGCGCGGCGCGCGAGCAGCGTCTGGCCCGTGTAACGCTGACCACCTTTAGCGACGTGCCCTGGAACCGGCCGTTTTACGAGCGCCTGGGTTTCGTCTGCCAACCGGAGCGCGAGAGCGCTGCCTGGCTGAGAGGAATCGTCGAGCAGGAACGCGCCCAGGGCCTGACCTAG
- a CDS encoding winged helix-turn-helix transcriptional regulator — translation MSADDDGLNREVLSHAGNRWSLGIVHTLGVAGRLRHAELARRLDGVTQRMLTRSLRQLERDGLVHRQDHAEVPPRVEYELTALGRGLLAQMVPLWTWVIGHADEFRAARHRYDARSQGNAEGARLDREAGERA, via the coding sequence CTGAGCGCGGACGACGACGGCCTCAACCGTGAGGTGCTGAGTCATGCCGGCAATCGCTGGTCACTCGGAATCGTTCATACGCTTGGCGTCGCCGGCCGGCTGCGCCACGCCGAACTGGCCAGGCGCCTGGACGGCGTAACGCAGCGGATGCTGACGCGCAGCCTGCGCCAGCTGGAGCGCGACGGCCTGGTCCATCGGCAGGACCATGCCGAAGTCCCGCCCCGGGTCGAATACGAACTCACGGCCCTTGGCCGCGGACTGCTTGCCCAGATGGTGCCGCTATGGACGTGGGTAATCGGGCACGCCGATGAGTTTCGGGCCGCACGACATCGCTACGATGCGCGAAGCCAGGGCAATGCCGAAGGGGCGCGCCTCGACCGAGAGGCCGGAGAACGAGCGTAA
- a CDS encoding CbbQ/NirQ/NorQ/GpvN family protein has product MNLPEQPTALRPHEEPFYLPVGDEVALFERCHARGLAVMLKGPTGCGKTRFIEHMAWRLGRPLVTIACHDDLSASDLIGRFLIRHDGTAWQDGPLTRAVREGAICYLDEVVEARQDTVVVLHALTDHRRLLPIDKTGELLQAPPGFQLVVSYNPGYQRMLKDLKPSTRQRFVALDLGFPDADREACIVQRESGVDAPTARSLVALAQRLRALRDRGLSEVPSTRLLVAAGALCAQGIEIRAACLAAIVSPLSDDETLVDAMRDLVDGTFI; this is encoded by the coding sequence ATGAACCTGCCGGAGCAACCGACGGCGCTGCGCCCCCATGAGGAGCCGTTCTACCTGCCCGTGGGCGACGAGGTGGCGCTGTTCGAGCGCTGCCACGCGCGCGGACTGGCGGTGATGCTCAAGGGGCCGACCGGCTGCGGCAAGACGCGTTTCATCGAGCACATGGCCTGGCGCCTCGGCCGACCGCTGGTGACCATCGCCTGCCATGACGACCTGTCGGCCAGCGACCTGATCGGCCGGTTCCTGATCCGCCATGACGGCACCGCCTGGCAGGACGGGCCCTTGACCCGAGCGGTGCGCGAAGGCGCCATCTGTTACCTGGACGAGGTCGTCGAGGCGCGGCAGGACACCGTCGTGGTGCTGCATGCGCTGACCGATCACCGTCGCCTGCTGCCGATCGACAAGACTGGCGAGCTGCTGCAGGCCCCGCCCGGGTTCCAGCTCGTGGTGTCCTACAACCCCGGCTACCAGCGCATGCTCAAGGACCTCAAGCCCAGCACCCGTCAGCGCTTCGTGGCGCTGGACCTGGGCTTTCCGGATGCCGACCGCGAGGCCTGCATCGTCCAGCGCGAAAGCGGGGTCGATGCGCCCACGGCGCGTTCGCTGGTCGCCCTGGCGCAGCGGCTGCGGGCGCTGCGTGACCGCGGCCTGAGCGAAGTGCCGAGCACCCGGCTGCTGGTCGCTGCCGGTGCGCTTTGCGCGCAGGGCATCGAGATTCGCGCGGCCTGCCTGGCGGCGATCGTTTCGCCGCTGTCGGACGACGAAACACTGGTCGACGCGATGCGCGATCTGGTCGACGGCACCTTCATCTAG
- a CDS encoding c-type cytochrome: MNNRQARLFAVAATGLSALLFLGLTLDSHRQFPELTNAQDITPQVRHGMDVWHKYNCINCHTLFGEGAYYAPDLTKITQHRGEPYLKAYMRDPSRFYNEQTHRRLMPRQDLAEDEISDLIAFLDWVSKVDNQGWPPRPILVTGSFAPGAATLAAAGSSGQTPTGARPVDAGDDPRALGEQLFKTATPACNACHSTVPGADMAGPSLAGIGTRAAQTVASPDYHGKAKDAGGYIRESILSPSAHIVPGEMYSADGTSFMPTGYRQSLSDEQVGQLVAFLETLK; encoded by the coding sequence ATGAACAATCGCCAGGCAAGATTATTCGCCGTTGCCGCCACGGGACTGTCCGCGCTTCTGTTTCTCGGCCTTACGCTGGACAGCCACCGCCAGTTTCCCGAGCTGACCAACGCCCAGGACATCACGCCGCAAGTGCGGCACGGCATGGACGTGTGGCACAAGTACAACTGCATCAACTGCCACACGCTGTTCGGGGAAGGCGCCTATTACGCCCCGGATCTGACGAAGATCACCCAGCACCGCGGCGAGCCGTATCTGAAGGCCTACATGCGCGACCCGTCGCGCTTCTACAACGAACAGACCCACCGCCGGCTGATGCCGCGGCAGGACCTGGCCGAAGACGAGATCAGCGACCTGATCGCCTTTCTCGACTGGGTCAGCAAGGTCGACAACCAGGGCTGGCCACCGCGGCCGATCCTCGTCACCGGCAGCTTCGCGCCAGGCGCCGCGACGCTTGCGGCTGCCGGCAGCAGCGGCCAGACGCCGACCGGGGCGCGGCCGGTGGATGCCGGTGACGACCCGCGGGCGCTCGGCGAGCAGCTGTTCAAGACCGCGACGCCGGCCTGCAATGCCTGTCATTCCACCGTGCCGGGTGCGGACATGGCCGGGCCTTCGCTTGCCGGGATCGGTACGCGGGCGGCGCAGACCGTGGCCTCGCCGGACTACCACGGCAAGGCCAAGGACGCCGGCGGCTACATCCGCGAATCGATCCTGTCGCCCAGCGCCCACATCGTGCCCGGCGAGATGTATTCGGCCGACGGCACTTCGTTCATGCCCACCGGCTACAGGCAGAGCCTGTCGGACGAACAGGTCGGGCAGTTGGTGGCCTTTCTCGAAACCCTCAAGTAA
- a CDS encoding outer membrane beta-barrel protein: MNKLRVVSLSVLSAGALCVPLSGFAAPGEPLLRLGVLGAYNETQFDSDDVDTDDKAYLGQGGLFLDFGNKLSGTQGLIYQAGISGKYGEKNDIEVKEAQADVDLGWRFALDARNYMDVLVGAGYSWSRFEPEDNDYDARLTNKMPFAKAALGYNHDFGPSLIRFEAGARYSMEGEAKLKIDDVGSDTADLKDKAHPYAELTLLMNREGQLPLTAGVYYTRTNYQLEGGDDLSDSAELERDEYGFKVGLAF, encoded by the coding sequence ATGAACAAACTTCGGGTAGTCTCGCTTTCCGTCCTCTCCGCTGGCGCGCTGTGCGTCCCCTTGTCGGGCTTCGCCGCGCCAGGCGAACCGCTGCTAAGGCTCGGGGTGCTCGGCGCCTACAACGAAACCCAGTTCGATTCCGATGATGTCGATACGGATGACAAGGCCTACCTCGGTCAGGGCGGCCTGTTTCTCGACTTCGGTAACAAGCTGAGCGGTACGCAAGGCCTGATCTACCAGGCTGGCATCAGCGGCAAGTACGGCGAGAAGAACGATATCGAGGTGAAGGAGGCGCAGGCCGATGTCGACCTGGGCTGGCGCTTCGCGCTGGATGCCCGCAATTACATGGATGTACTGGTCGGCGCCGGTTACAGCTGGTCGCGCTTCGAGCCCGAGGACAATGACTACGATGCACGCCTGACCAACAAGATGCCGTTCGCCAAGGCGGCGCTGGGCTATAACCACGACTTCGGCCCCTCGCTGATCCGCTTCGAGGCCGGCGCCCGCTATTCGATGGAGGGCGAAGCGAAACTGAAGATCGATGACGTCGGCAGCGACACCGCCGACCTGAAGGACAAGGCACACCCATACGCCGAGCTCACGCTGCTGATGAACCGCGAGGGTCAGCTGCCGCTCACCGCAGGGGTCTACTACACCCGCACCAACTACCAGCTCGAAGGTGGCGACGACCTGTCCGACAGCGCCGAACTGGAACGCGACGAATACGGCTTCAAGGTCGGCCTGGCTTTCTGA